The proteins below are encoded in one region of Bremerella sp. P1:
- a CDS encoding glycine C-acetyltransferase, whose product MWNEEVKSRYSGILDEIREAGLYKSERTILSPQKSKIDLPQQQHVLNMCANNYLGLSDHPEIIAAAKDGLDRWGYGLSSVRFICGTQQAHEDLEDEISKFLGMEDTILYSSCFDANGGLFETILGPEDAILSDELNHASIIDGVRLCKAKRFRYKNNDMADLEAKLKEAADARVKLIATDGVFSMDGYICNLPDLCDLADKYGAMVMVDDSHAVGFMGKTGKGTHEHHDVIDRIDIITGTLGKALGGASGGYTSGRKEIVDLLRQRSRPYLFSNTLAPPIVAGSLKALELIQSSTELRDKLEANTKFFREEIAKLGLDVLPGEHPIVPVMFYDAKVAAEFSERLLKRGIYVIGFSYPVVPQGKARIRTQVSAGHSIEELKFAVEQFAAVKEELGL is encoded by the coding sequence ATGTGGAATGAAGAAGTAAAGTCGCGTTACTCAGGTATCCTCGACGAGATCCGTGAAGCGGGCTTATACAAGAGCGAGCGTACGATTCTTTCGCCGCAGAAGTCGAAAATCGACCTGCCTCAGCAGCAGCATGTGCTGAACATGTGCGCGAACAATTACCTGGGTCTCTCCGATCATCCCGAGATCATCGCCGCCGCCAAAGACGGTCTCGATCGCTGGGGTTACGGGCTCTCTTCCGTCCGTTTCATTTGTGGAACGCAACAGGCTCACGAAGACTTGGAAGACGAAATCTCTAAGTTCCTGGGCATGGAGGATACCATCCTCTATTCGTCCTGCTTCGATGCCAACGGCGGGCTGTTCGAAACGATCCTCGGCCCCGAAGATGCCATCCTGTCCGACGAGCTCAATCACGCCAGCATCATCGACGGGGTTCGTCTCTGCAAAGCGAAGCGGTTCCGCTACAAGAACAACGACATGGCCGACCTCGAGGCCAAGCTGAAAGAAGCCGCCGACGCACGCGTCAAGCTGATCGCGACGGACGGCGTCTTCAGCATGGATGGCTACATCTGCAACCTGCCGGACCTGTGCGACCTGGCCGATAAATACGGCGCGATGGTGATGGTCGACGACTCGCATGCCGTCGGCTTCATGGGCAAGACCGGCAAGGGAACGCACGAGCATCACGACGTGATCGATCGTATCGACATCATCACCGGGACCCTGGGCAAGGCCCTCGGTGGTGCTTCTGGCGGTTACACCAGCGGCCGGAAGGAAATCGTCGACCTGCTGCGTCAGCGTTCGCGACCTTACCTGTTCTCGAACACGCTGGCCCCACCGATCGTCGCTGGCTCGCTGAAAGCCTTGGAACTGATCCAAAGCTCGACCGAACTCCGCGACAAGCTGGAAGCCAACACCAAGTTCTTCCGCGAAGAGATCGCCAAGCTGGGGCTCGATGTGCTGCCAGGCGAACACCCGATCGTGCCGGTGATGTTTTACGACGCCAAGGTCGCGGCCGAGTTCTCGGAGCGGCTGCTTAAGCGCGGAATCTACGTGATTGGGTTCTCGTACCCGGTCGTTCCGCAAGGCAAAGCTCGCATCCGCACTCAGGTTTCGGCTGGGCATTCGATCGAAGAATTGAAGTTCGCCGTCGAGCAATTCGCGGCCGTGAAAGAGGAGCTGGGACTCTAA
- a CDS encoding homoserine dehydrogenase: MHKTKVAIVGLGTVGAGVAKILLDHGDRTARNAGTTLWLEKAVVRDLNRDRDCELPDGVLTDDLSEVTNDPEIKVVAQLIGGIEPARTIMLQLLESGKDIVTANKALIAEHGAELFARARELGRSIAFDAAVAGGIPIITNLSQCLTANQVSSLSGILNGTSNFIASAMEEQEASYKWAVKEAQRLGYAEADPTMDVDGTDAAQKLAILAHIAFGIKIDWKSIPREGIDKLLPVDIRFAKELGYRIKLLASAQLSDDGLELHVSPSLIRAGEPLAEVRGPFNAISVEGDQVGPLFYYGQGAGQKPTASAVVADMIDMAVGRTALTFRTLKLFTENHSDVQMCSPDQIRGRHYFRFSVEDRPGVLAEIARVLGEQGISIASVIQHEPENFDGDTKSYTPLVIMTHMATQGQAARALEVISKMPTVKPGARKMLVQD; encoded by the coding sequence ATGCACAAAACGAAGGTCGCCATCGTCGGCTTAGGAACCGTCGGAGCTGGCGTCGCTAAAATCCTACTCGACCATGGTGACCGCACGGCACGTAACGCGGGCACTACCCTATGGTTAGAGAAAGCCGTCGTTCGCGATCTCAATCGAGATCGCGACTGCGAATTACCCGACGGCGTGCTGACAGACGACCTGAGCGAAGTCACCAACGACCCGGAAATCAAGGTCGTGGCGCAGTTGATTGGGGGGATCGAGCCCGCCCGAACCATCATGCTGCAGCTGCTGGAAAGCGGTAAAGATATTGTTACCGCCAATAAAGCATTGATCGCCGAGCATGGTGCCGAGTTGTTTGCCCGAGCCCGCGAGTTGGGCCGTAGCATCGCCTTCGACGCCGCCGTGGCCGGTGGGATTCCGATCATTACGAATCTCAGCCAGTGTCTGACGGCGAACCAAGTCAGTTCGCTTAGCGGTATCTTGAACGGCACGTCCAACTTCATCGCTTCGGCCATGGAAGAACAAGAGGCAAGCTACAAGTGGGCCGTTAAAGAAGCCCAACGACTTGGCTACGCCGAAGCCGATCCGACGATGGATGTCGACGGTACCGATGCCGCCCAAAAGCTGGCGATCCTCGCCCACATTGCTTTCGGCATCAAAATCGATTGGAAATCGATTCCCCGCGAAGGGATCGACAAACTGCTGCCGGTCGACATTCGCTTTGCGAAAGAGCTCGGCTATCGCATCAAGCTGTTGGCCTCGGCCCAACTGAGCGACGACGGGCTGGAACTACATGTATCGCCATCGCTGATCCGCGCCGGCGAACCGTTGGCCGAAGTGCGTGGTCCTTTCAACGCGATCAGTGTCGAAGGGGATCAGGTCGGACCGTTGTTCTACTACGGGCAAGGTGCCGGTCAGAAACCAACCGCTTCCGCCGTGGTCGCCGACATGATCGATATGGCCGTCGGACGCACGGCCCTGACCTTCCGTACGCTCAAGCTGTTCACCGAGAACCACAGCGACGTGCAGATGTGCTCGCCCGATCAGATTCGCGGCCGACATTACTTCCGCTTCAGCGTCGAAGACCGTCCAGGCGTGCTGGCCGAAATTGCCCGCGTGCTGGGCGAACAAGGCATTTCGATCGCCTCGGTGATTCAGCACGAGCCAGAGAACTTCGACGGCGACACCAAGAGTTACACGCCGCTGGTCATCATGACGCACATGGCCACGCAGGGCCAAGCGGCTCGCGCGCTGGAAGTGATCAGCAAAATGCCCACGGTCAAACCGGGTGCTCGCAAGATGCTGGTTCAGGACTAG
- a CDS encoding valine--tRNA ligase has translation MVAFSAQDIPNRFDFSISPKIYEYWESQGFFHSEPDPNREPFTIVIPPPNVTGALHLGHALNNTLQDVLIRYKRLKGFNTLWMPGTDHAGIATQAVVERRIFESEKKSRHDLGREELVKRIWDWKDQYEKRILGQLKRLGSSCDWERTRFTLDDTCARAVRRTFYDLFAKQWIYKGKRLVNWDTFLQTAVSDDEVFHETTDGSFWHFKYPVIDPQPGEPEFVTIATTRPETMLGDTAVAVHPDPAKALDSIEAELKQKLKEAPGKEKPAVQEQLDQIVERRESMLPQLIKLRDMALAGRKLMLPLVDREIPLVADQWAKPELGSGCVKITPAHDPNDYEVGRRQELPMINILNADGTMNETTGEYVGLTIPKARQAVVEDLDKLGLLEKIEDRKIELAYSDRSKTPIEPYLADQWFIKMDQLSQSAMDAVKDGRVKIFPSRYANGYLDWLSEKRDWPVSRQLWWGHQIPIWSHECTYKEEHEKLIAKLEADPDIKSGKANFQVERDEELEVAEKSGTIQGAVRVAMPYSQVHVCIADEDEALAKKYEAMGFVREEDVLDTWFSSALWPHSTLGWPEQTPELAYYYPTSTLITSRDIITLWVARMVLAGLNNMGEVPFREVFIHPTILDGLGERMSKSKGNGVDPLDVIDKFGADSLRFGLAYLTTETQDVRMPVQFECPHCDALIDQTKKNRQLPRVECKKCGKPFSTQWAETEEDKALPRGPVVSERFELGRNFCNKLWNAARFTMMNLEGYTPGNVSPEEMQLEDRWILSRLYTVSQEVTKCYESYGYADAARATYDFAWDEFCSFYVEILKERFQDESQRAEAQRVITYVLDAMLRLLHPIIPFITEEIWQTLGKIAPVRGIESPVEATESIMQSTWPEIDSKWEDRSIERQFSVFQETLGSLREIRSRQNIAPKDTIEFVIRCDEPTAKLLETMSPYFLSMANAKSCGLGKDVVVPETNATITVGDMEIFVDLKDFIDVEAEIERNEKLEQKQLQLVTSKEKKLGNESFVSRAPADVVARERESLEQAKLELARTQAALAKLRESAAK, from the coding sequence CTGGTGGCGTTTTCCGCTCAGGATATTCCCAATCGATTTGATTTTTCGATCTCGCCAAAAATCTACGAATACTGGGAATCGCAGGGATTCTTTCATAGCGAGCCCGACCCCAATCGCGAGCCGTTCACGATCGTCATCCCGCCTCCCAACGTGACTGGGGCGTTGCATTTGGGGCACGCGCTCAACAACACGCTGCAAGACGTGTTGATTCGTTACAAACGCCTGAAGGGCTTCAACACCCTGTGGATGCCAGGCACCGACCACGCCGGTATCGCCACTCAGGCCGTCGTGGAACGCCGGATCTTCGAGTCGGAAAAGAAGAGCCGACATGACCTGGGGCGTGAAGAACTGGTCAAGCGTATCTGGGATTGGAAAGACCAGTACGAAAAGCGCATCCTCGGCCAGCTCAAGCGGCTCGGCAGTAGCTGCGACTGGGAACGAACGCGATTCACGCTCGACGATACATGTGCTCGGGCGGTGCGTCGAACCTTCTATGATCTGTTCGCCAAGCAGTGGATCTACAAAGGTAAGCGGCTGGTCAACTGGGATACGTTCCTGCAAACGGCCGTGAGTGACGACGAGGTGTTTCACGAAACGACCGATGGTAGTTTCTGGCACTTTAAGTACCCGGTGATCGACCCGCAGCCCGGCGAACCGGAGTTTGTGACGATTGCCACCACGCGTCCCGAAACGATGCTGGGTGATACGGCGGTGGCCGTGCATCCCGATCCGGCTAAGGCCCTCGACTCGATCGAAGCCGAGCTGAAGCAGAAGCTCAAGGAAGCCCCTGGCAAAGAGAAACCAGCAGTTCAGGAACAACTGGATCAGATTGTCGAGCGGCGCGAGTCGATGCTACCGCAGTTGATCAAGCTGCGTGATATGGCCCTCGCTGGCCGCAAGCTGATGCTGCCGCTGGTCGATCGCGAGATTCCACTGGTGGCCGATCAATGGGCCAAGCCCGAACTCGGTTCCGGCTGCGTGAAGATCACGCCTGCTCACGACCCCAACGACTATGAGGTGGGTCGCCGGCAAGAGTTGCCAATGATCAACATCTTGAATGCCGACGGTACGATGAATGAGACGACCGGCGAGTACGTCGGGCTGACCATTCCCAAGGCGCGGCAGGCTGTGGTCGAAGATCTCGACAAGCTTGGCCTCTTGGAAAAGATCGAAGACCGCAAGATCGAGCTGGCCTATTCCGATCGTAGTAAGACCCCAATCGAGCCTTACCTGGCCGACCAGTGGTTCATCAAGATGGACCAGCTGTCCCAAAGCGCCATGGACGCCGTGAAGGATGGTCGCGTGAAGATCTTCCCGTCGCGATACGCCAACGGCTACCTCGACTGGTTGAGCGAAAAACGCGATTGGCCTGTCAGCCGCCAGCTGTGGTGGGGGCATCAGATTCCGATCTGGTCGCACGAGTGCACCTACAAGGAAGAGCACGAAAAGCTGATCGCGAAGCTCGAAGCCGACCCCGACATTAAGAGTGGCAAGGCCAACTTCCAGGTCGAACGTGACGAAGAGTTGGAAGTGGCCGAGAAGTCAGGCACCATCCAAGGCGCCGTCCGCGTTGCCATGCCGTACTCTCAAGTGCACGTGTGCATTGCGGACGAAGACGAAGCACTCGCCAAAAAGTACGAGGCCATGGGCTTTGTGCGCGAAGAAGACGTGCTTGATACCTGGTTCAGTTCGGCATTGTGGCCGCATTCAACCCTGGGCTGGCCGGAACAGACGCCAGAACTGGCTTACTACTACCCGACCAGCACCCTGATCACCAGCCGCGACATCATCACGCTGTGGGTGGCTCGCATGGTGCTGGCTGGTCTGAACAACATGGGCGAAGTGCCGTTCCGCGAAGTGTTCATTCACCCAACCATTCTGGATGGTCTGGGCGAGCGTATGAGCAAGTCGAAGGGGAACGGCGTCGATCCGTTGGACGTGATCGACAAGTTCGGTGCCGACTCGCTTCGCTTCGGTTTGGCCTACCTGACCACCGAAACGCAAGACGTGCGTATGCCGGTGCAGTTCGAGTGCCCGCACTGTGATGCACTGATCGATCAGACGAAGAAGAATCGTCAGCTTCCACGCGTCGAGTGCAAGAAGTGTGGCAAGCCATTCAGTACGCAGTGGGCCGAAACCGAGGAAGACAAGGCCCTCCCACGTGGTCCCGTCGTGAGCGAACGCTTCGAGCTGGGACGTAACTTCTGCAACAAGTTGTGGAACGCTGCCCGGTTCACGATGATGAACCTGGAAGGGTACACGCCAGGCAACGTGTCGCCGGAAGAGATGCAACTGGAAGACCGCTGGATCCTTTCGCGGCTATACACGGTGAGCCAGGAAGTGACCAAGTGCTACGAGAGCTACGGCTACGCCGATGCGGCTCGAGCAACCTATGACTTTGCTTGGGACGAGTTCTGCAGCTTCTATGTGGAAATCCTTAAGGAACGCTTCCAGGACGAAAGTCAGCGGGCAGAAGCTCAGCGCGTGATTACTTACGTGCTCGATGCGATGCTGCGTCTGCTGCACCCGATCATTCCGTTCATCACCGAAGAGATTTGGCAAACGCTCGGCAAGATCGCTCCTGTGCGCGGGATCGAATCGCCTGTCGAGGCGACCGAAAGCATCATGCAGTCGACCTGGCCCGAGATCGATTCCAAGTGGGAAGACCGCTCGATCGAACGCCAGTTCTCCGTGTTCCAAGAGACGCTCGGCAGCCTGCGTGAGATTCGCAGCCGTCAGAACATCGCTCCTAAGGACACGATCGAGTTCGTCATTCGTTGTGACGAGCCGACCGCCAAGCTGTTGGAAACGATGTCGCCGTATTTCCTTTCGATGGCCAACGCCAAGAGCTGCGGTCTGGGTAAGGATGTGGTCGTGCCGGAAACCAACGCCACGATCACGGTCGGGGATATGGAGATCTTCGTCGACCTGAAGGACTTCATTGATGTCGAGGCCGAAATCGAACGGAACGAAAAGCTGGAGCAAAAACAACTGCAATTGGTGACCAGCAAAGAGAAGAAGCTTGGTAATGAAAGCTTCGTTTCTCGTGCGCCGGCCGATGTTGTGGCCCGCGAACGTGAGAGCCTGGAGCAAGCGAAGCTAGAGCTCGCACGCACCCAGGCCGCTTTGGCGAAGCTACGCGAGTCGGCCGCAAAGTAG
- a CDS encoding bifunctional nuclease family protein: MPIQMELSRIIISEINDQQVIYLKEVDGDRQFPIMIGIFEATSIHRRVKDFVPPRPLTHDLIVSIVERLGGELDSVIINDLKEGTYFANLRVKVDGELVSIDARPSDAIAVAVTSQPHLPIYVEEHVLEESEV; the protein is encoded by the coding sequence ATGCCGATCCAGATGGAACTCTCGCGGATCATTATCAGCGAGATTAACGACCAGCAGGTTATCTACTTGAAGGAAGTGGACGGAGATCGCCAGTTTCCGATCATGATTGGTATCTTCGAAGCGACCAGTATTCACCGCCGCGTGAAGGACTTCGTCCCGCCTCGCCCGTTGACGCACGACTTGATCGTCAGCATCGTCGAGCGTCTGGGTGGCGAACTGGACAGCGTCATTATCAATGACCTGAAGGAAGGAACCTACTTTGCCAACCTTCGCGTGAAGGTCGATGGCGAACTGGTTTCGATTGATGCCCGTCCTTCCGACGCCATCGCCGTAGCGGTTACCAGCCAGCCACACCTGCCGATTTACGTGGAAGAGCACGTTCTGGAAGAATCGGAAGTTTAG
- a CDS encoding aspartate kinase — protein sequence MSLIVQKFGGTSVADCEKIVSAARKAIRAQREGHQVVMVVSAMGKNTDVLVDLAQQVSDNPPAREMDMLLSTGEQVSVALMAMAIDALGSKAVSLTGAQIGIRTDSTHTKARIRSIETSRVKQLLDDGNIVIAAGFQGIDENLNITTLGRGGSDTTAVALAAVLDADTCEIYTDVDGVYTTDPRVLPDARRVPQIAYDEMLELASLGAGVMHSRSIEFAKKFGVPIHVRSSFTDVPGTLIVHDPESGTRPVSGAAITKKEARITLEGIPDEPGISLELFSRIAAKAISVDMIVQNISKDGKANISFTVPQEELKVTLDAVKQASELLQPENVTYDEHVSKVSVVGLGMATVPGVADKMFRVLAEEGINIQAISTSEIKISVLVSQADAQRALQAVHNGFELDITPEDSPTEVSSVRVRDVTDPAIVVQRLREMEDLAIDNIELDRSQSLLLVRRVPDRPGIAAQVLNAVASKAINIDVIIQNVGRDDSANLSFTCPVADYEKAYAALEEVVQEMGEGEIEGNREAAKLSVSGIGLRSHTGVGVRMFQALSSAGINVDLISTSEVRVNVIVDEHEGQPGLKALEAAFKDVLLDT from the coding sequence ATGTCATTGATTGTTCAGAAGTTTGGAGGCACTAGCGTCGCCGACTGCGAGAAGATTGTTTCCGCAGCGAGAAAAGCGATTCGCGCCCAGCGAGAAGGCCATCAGGTTGTGATGGTTGTTAGCGCGATGGGTAAGAACACCGACGTCCTGGTCGACCTCGCCCAGCAAGTAAGCGACAACCCACCCGCTCGCGAGATGGACATGCTCCTCTCGACCGGCGAGCAGGTCAGTGTCGCTTTGATGGCCATGGCCATCGACGCGCTCGGCTCGAAGGCCGTCAGCCTGACTGGTGCTCAAATCGGTATCCGCACCGACAGCACCCACACCAAAGCCCGTATCCGCTCGATCGAAACGTCCCGCGTCAAACAGCTGTTGGATGACGGCAATATCGTCATCGCCGCTGGTTTCCAAGGTATCGACGAGAATCTCAACATCACGACCCTTGGCCGTGGTGGTAGCGATACGACTGCGGTCGCCTTGGCAGCTGTGTTGGATGCCGACACGTGCGAAATCTACACCGACGTCGATGGCGTTTACACGACCGACCCGCGCGTCCTGCCCGACGCTCGCCGCGTTCCGCAGATTGCCTATGACGAAATGTTGGAACTGGCCAGCCTGGGTGCCGGTGTGATGCACAGCCGTTCGATCGAGTTCGCCAAGAAGTTCGGCGTGCCGATCCACGTTCGTAGCAGCTTCACCGATGTCCCTGGAACGCTGATCGTCCACGACCCGGAATCCGGTACACGCCCGGTCAGTGGCGCGGCGATTACCAAGAAGGAAGCCCGGATCACGCTCGAAGGCATTCCGGACGAACCGGGAATCTCGCTGGAACTGTTCAGTCGCATCGCGGCCAAAGCGATCTCGGTCGACATGATCGTCCAGAACATCAGTAAGGACGGCAAAGCCAACATCAGCTTCACCGTCCCTCAGGAAGAGCTGAAAGTTACGCTCGACGCCGTCAAGCAAGCCTCCGAACTGCTTCAGCCAGAGAACGTCACCTACGACGAACATGTCTCGAAGGTCTCGGTGGTTGGTCTGGGGATGGCTACGGTTCCTGGCGTCGCCGACAAGATGTTCCGCGTGCTTGCCGAAGAAGGCATTAATATCCAGGCCATCTCAACCTCTGAAATCAAGATTTCGGTCCTGGTCAGCCAAGCCGATGCTCAGCGAGCGTTACAGGCCGTTCACAACGGCTTCGAACTCGACATCACGCCCGAAGATTCGCCGACCGAAGTCAGCTCGGTGCGCGTTCGCGACGTGACCGATCCGGCGATCGTCGTTCAGCGGCTTCGTGAGATGGAAGACCTGGCTATCGACAACATCGAACTCGACCGCAGCCAATCCCTGCTATTGGTTCGTCGTGTGCCCGACCGGCCAGGGATCGCCGCCCAGGTGCTTAATGCAGTTGCCTCGAAGGCGATCAACATTGACGTGATCATTCAGAACGTCGGTCGTGACGACAGCGCCAACCTCAGCTTCACCTGCCCAGTGGCCGACTATGAAAAGGCCTATGCGGCGTTGGAAGAAGTCGTCCAAGAGATGGGCGAGGGAGAAATCGAAGGCAACCGCGAAGCGGCCAAGCTTTCGGTCAGCGGTATCGGCCTGCGAAGCCACACCGGTGTCGGTGTCCGCATGTTCCAGGCCCTCAGTAGTGCCGGCATCAACGTCGACCTGATCAGCACCTCGGAAGTCCGTGTGAACGTCATCGTCGACGAACACGAAGGGCAGCCAGGCCTGAAAGCGTTGGAAGCCGCATTCAAGGACGTGTTACTGGACACGTGA
- the tdh gene encoding L-threonine 3-dehydrogenase, with protein MKALVKRHAEKGLWLEDVPEPAIGINDVLIKVLKTGICGTDVHIYKWDAWAKKTVPVPMVVGHEFVGEIIEVGSNVGIFEPGQIVSGEGHVVCGQCRNCMAGRRHLCSETEGIGVNRPGAFAEYISIPMTNVWHHADDIPLDVASIFDPFGNAVHTALTFPVLGEDVLITGAGPIGCMAAAVCKHAGARFVVVTDVNPWRLELAKKLGATRVVDVRNEKLSDVQKELGMHEGFDVGLEMSGNDTAFRDMIKNMCHGGKIAMLGIPPDDIAIDWNDVIFNMLTIKGIYGRQMYETWYQMTVLLQGGLDLDPVITHRLHYTEFEKGFEAMFSGQSGKVVLDWTEK; from the coding sequence ATGAAAGCGCTCGTCAAGCGTCATGCAGAAAAGGGATTGTGGCTGGAAGATGTCCCGGAACCAGCCATCGGCATCAACGATGTTCTGATCAAGGTGCTCAAGACAGGCATCTGCGGAACCGATGTCCACATCTACAAGTGGGATGCCTGGGCCAAGAAGACCGTGCCCGTTCCGATGGTCGTCGGGCACGAGTTTGTCGGCGAAATCATTGAAGTCGGCTCCAATGTCGGCATCTTCGAGCCCGGTCAGATTGTCAGTGGTGAAGGCCACGTTGTCTGCGGCCAGTGCCGTAACTGCATGGCCGGTCGTCGCCACCTATGCTCGGAAACGGAAGGGATCGGCGTTAATCGCCCCGGTGCTTTTGCCGAGTACATCTCGATTCCGATGACCAACGTCTGGCATCATGCCGACGATATTCCGCTGGACGTGGCTTCGATCTTTGATCCCTTCGGCAACGCAGTCCACACGGCCCTGACCTTCCCTGTTCTGGGCGAAGACGTCTTGATCACCGGTGCCGGTCCCATCGGCTGTATGGCTGCCGCCGTGTGCAAACACGCTGGGGCACGCTTCGTAGTCGTGACCGATGTGAACCCTTGGCGCCTGGAACTAGCCAAGAAGCTGGGTGCGACGCGGGTTGTCGATGTTCGTAATGAGAAGCTATCCGACGTTCAAAAAGAACTCGGCATGCACGAGGGTTTCGACGTCGGCCTGGAAATGTCCGGCAACGACACGGCCTTCCGCGATATGATCAAGAATATGTGCCATGGTGGCAAGATCGCGATGCTCGGTATTCCGCCTGATGATATCGCCATCGACTGGAATGATGTCATCTTCAACATGCTGACCATCAAGGGCATTTACGGTCGCCAGATGTATGAAACTTGGTACCAGATGACCGTGCTGCTGCAAGGCGGACTCGACCTCGATCCGGTCATCACGCACCGTCTGCACTACACCGAATTTGAAAAAGGCTTCGAGGCGATGTTCTCCGGACAATCCGGGAAGGTCGTGCTTGATTGGACTGAGAAATAA
- a CDS encoding cofactor-independent phosphoglycerate mutase encodes MKYAIVIPDGCADEPQESLGGKTPLEAANVPNMDAVAKAGVVGRADNVPAHLPAGSDVANLSLLGYSPLEYFTGRAPLEAAAQGIQLGADDWAVRCNLVTIEDQIMKSFTAGQISSEEAKALLESAQAELAGEGVEFHPGVSYRNLLVYRGQGRPAPFSMDTRTTPPHDLSDKSVADSYPRGLGSDWLSDMMSRSVELFADHPVNKKRIAEGKPPATNIWLWGLGRRPALTPFNELYGKTGKMITAVDLLRGLAALIGWDRIEVPGATGYTDTDYAAKGQYAIDALDSTDVICVHVEATDEASHEGDIEEKIKALEAIDGKIVGPLHNALKKYGDYRMIVLPDHPTFCRTKTHSHGFVPLTMCGSGIEADAFEAYNERNANASSLSFDEGWKMMPYFLGV; translated from the coding sequence ATGAAGTACGCGATTGTCATTCCCGACGGCTGCGCCGACGAACCTCAAGAGTCGCTCGGCGGTAAAACTCCCCTGGAAGCTGCCAACGTCCCGAACATGGACGCCGTTGCCAAAGCTGGCGTCGTCGGTCGCGCCGATAACGTCCCCGCGCATTTGCCTGCTGGTAGCGACGTGGCGAACCTGAGCCTGCTCGGCTACAGCCCGCTGGAGTACTTCACCGGCCGCGCCCCGCTGGAAGCGGCGGCTCAAGGTATTCAATTGGGTGCCGACGACTGGGCTGTCCGCTGCAACCTGGTCACCATCGAAGACCAGATCATGAAGAGCTTCACCGCCGGGCAGATCTCGTCGGAAGAAGCCAAGGCCCTGCTCGAATCGGCCCAGGCAGAACTGGCCGGTGAAGGAGTCGAGTTCCACCCTGGCGTCAGCTACCGCAACCTGCTGGTCTACCGCGGCCAGGGCCGCCCTGCCCCGTTCAGCATGGACACCCGTACGACACCGCCACACGACCTGAGCGATAAGTCGGTTGCCGATAGCTATCCGCGTGGACTGGGCAGCGATTGGCTTTCCGACATGATGAGTCGCAGCGTCGAACTGTTCGCCGATCATCCGGTCAACAAGAAACGGATCGCCGAAGGCAAACCTCCGGCAACCAACATCTGGCTATGGGGCCTGGGCCGCCGCCCTGCTCTGACGCCGTTCAACGAGCTGTACGGCAAGACGGGCAAGATGATCACAGCAGTCGACCTGCTGCGAGGTCTGGCAGCACTGATCGGCTGGGACCGCATCGAAGTTCCCGGTGCCACCGGCTACACCGACACCGACTACGCTGCCAAGGGGCAGTATGCGATCGACGCGTTGGATTCGACCGATGTGATCTGCGTGCACGTCGAAGCAACAGATGAAGCCTCGCACGAAGGGGATATCGAAGAGAAGATCAAGGCCCTCGAAGCGATCGACGGAAAGATCGTCGGCCCACTGCATAATGCGTTGAAGAAGTATGGCGATTACCGGATGATCGTGCTGCCTGACCATCCGACGTTCTGTCGTACGAAAACCCATAGCCACGGCTTTGTCCCGCTGACCATGTGCGGTAGCGGCATCGAAGCCGACGCGTTCGAGGCTTACAACGAACGCAACGCCAACGCCTCGTCGCTAAGCTTCGACGAAGGCTGGAAGATGATGCCATACTTCCTCGGCGTTTAA
- a CDS encoding trypsin-like serine peptidase, which produces MLRTFSRLLFLSCLTLFLLGSSSLQAEVEDLNTQMLRATVKLSHSDSTGTGFILTPDQGKNFLLVTANHVLDKTTGNETTIIFRSKVAEGEYKKLPTKLSIRKDEKALWTKHPSEDVAVIAVTPPEGADLALVSTDLLATDEELRQTHVHPGKQIVFLGYPHREEASEAGFPILRDGPIATFPLLPTQKTKTFYVSSDIFSGDSGGPVYTSRPDSTAPMIMGVVHGQRFVHNTVKGDYITVKTHHQFGLAIVVHASFIIETIGLMK; this is translated from the coding sequence ATGCTACGAACATTTTCACGCTTGCTCTTTCTGTCCTGTTTGACCTTGTTCCTGCTCGGATCATCATCGCTACAGGCCGAGGTCGAAGACCTGAACACGCAGATGCTGCGTGCCACGGTGAAACTCAGTCATAGCGATTCCACCGGGACCGGCTTCATCTTGACGCCCGATCAAGGCAAAAACTTTTTGCTAGTGACGGCGAACCATGTCCTCGACAAGACGACTGGCAATGAAACAACCATCATTTTCCGCAGCAAGGTCGCCGAGGGTGAGTACAAGAAGCTGCCGACCAAGCTCAGCATTCGGAAAGATGAGAAGGCGCTCTGGACGAAGCACCCCAGTGAAGATGTCGCCGTGATCGCGGTAACGCCACCAGAGGGCGCCGACCTGGCGCTGGTTTCCACCGATCTGTTGGCGACCGATGAAGAACTAAGACAAACCCACGTTCACCCTGGCAAACAGATTGTCTTCCTTGGCTACCCCCACCGGGAAGAAGCAAGCGAAGCAGGCTTTCCGATTCTTCGCGATGGACCAATCGCGACCTTCCCTCTGCTGCCGACACAAAAGACGAAGACGTTCTACGTAAGCAGCGACATCTTCAGTGGCGACAGTGGCGGCCCCGTCTACACCTCACGTCCTGACAGCACGGCCCCCATGATCATGGGAGTCGTCCATGGCCAACGCTTCGTGCATAACACCGTGAAAGGAGACTACATCACGGTCAAAACGCACCACCAGTTTGGCTTGGCCATTGTGGTTCATGCGTCGTTTATCATCGAGACGATCGGCCTGATGAAGTAA